One Ostrea edulis chromosome 6, xbOstEdul1.1, whole genome shotgun sequence genomic window, aaataaataaatatcaatttgcTTGTTTATGTGTGCGCGTATATCTGTGACTGTTTTGTTcactttttatttttagatatttgtTTGTGCTCATTCAAGTCATAGATTTTAAACCAAAACAAGAccggcaaaaaaaaaaaaaaaaatcaaaaaaaaatcccaaaacAACCCCCAAACCagacccaaaaaaaacccattagATGCTCATACCTGACATAGAGTAATCATTATCTGAGGACTGAGGGTATATGCTATGACCCTGGTCAAGGTAAATTGTTCAAGGTTACTGGGAGAAAAAGATTACACAGTTGTAATAAAGAATGATTAGAAGTTCTCACTTGACAGAAGGTTGTTTAAGACATGCAACTGACAACATCTTGACCCAGTCACTCCCTCTAGTTCAAAGTTCACAGGCAAACTCTTTATTTGTAACAAACAGTAATTTCTCATTCTTAAAATTTTGTATATGACCTATGAAggtacattatacatgtatgttgaccCTGATCTCAAGGTCATTTGTTTACGTTCAGggtctttttttttcttggttTCACAATATGAACACAACTGCAAAGATGAAAAAAGTATCAGATTTAATTCTACAGTTAGGAGGAATAaaacaccagagaaattttatatggatgaaaagtggaggatgtgtttaatatattttgaaattgaaaactttcaaattttctttagtCAAAATATATTACTTTTAGTAGAAATTtatctaaaacaaaatgtaaaacCCAATCCCCTGGTGGACATGAACCTGTGAGCCACAGACAGCAGCTGATACTTTGGCGAGCCACAGACAGCAGCCGATACGTTGACCTAACTTGACCAAGATACCCAACAaggcaatcaaatttaaaaggaatatacaaatattgctgatatttatatcttcattcatgttttaaaaggaagtcagccattatgacaatgtaatatacctccttaaattaTTACAGATATCCAGAACTAATGACAAGAGTTTCTGTGACCCAGAACTAATGACAAGAGTTTCTGTGACCTTGCACAATTTGTGGTCATGTCATGCCCTCTGGCCATAGGAAACCTTTACGACTATCTACAGTTTCTTTACAATGCTTCAGACAGGAAGTTGCATGTACAGACAAATGTGATTAGGATTTCTAATACCACAGGGCCACACAAAATTATTATAACAATAGTTCAACACATGAATACTTgttaaatactttattttcataCGTACAAAATATTATGAGCAGTATGACAttcaatatatacattaaattacatattatgttaCAGAGGTGATGAAACTGATAGGTATGAAAACATGATATTTGAAGTTAAATTGCATAATGCTAGATCTTCAGATCTGGAACATACAATAGATAAATGAAGCTGCTCCtctaaaaaaaatccaattacATGATAATGCAATGagttcatatttacaaaatCATGAAGATGCATATAAAATAATGACAATAGGAATTTTCATCCACCATACAATGAATGGCCTTGAAGAAAGGTGAAAACATTCTATTCTTCCAGATAATTGACGACACTGTATATTTGGTTCATAGtaaatgtttaaaagaaaaattccATATACACTGTTGGATGGATATTGTCTGCAATGGAACTCCCCCCCACTAGTATATTGGTGGAGCGGGTTTTATGATCTGCCCTCCATATCTGGGTTTCTCCTGACTTTTCTTCTGGTCAAACCGAGTCTGTGTGGCTGAAAACGTGGCACAGAATCCCGCAAAGAGAAGCAGGAAGCCGGACATGACCATCAGGCCAAAGGAGAAGGAGAGGTAATTCTTGTCTGGATTCTGGATCCACTGACGGTTTACGACAGACATGGTGCCAAACAGCAATATGCTGATACCGGTCACCACCCCTAGAAAATGGAAGATgccatcaaaataaaatacatgtattatctgtTTTCTAGTTATGTTCATTGTACACAAGAATCTCCCAATAATTTCCATGTTTTGATGGTAATTGTGTAATTACTACATGGTCTATAACTACTTCTCATGAAATGAGGACCCAAGCATTGAAATTGTGCgcaaatatttttcaaacattcaGAAATGATCTTTAAAAATTTGGCAATAAGATGTAATTctgatattaattttttaaactttgtatTGCCAAAAGTTAAGATCATCTTACCACACACAATCGATCCTACTCCGATGGACATGAGTGCCCCAAAGCTGTGTTTGCCTGGACATATGTTGAGGATGATCATGACAGTGAGAGCAAGGATGACCAGCTCTGCCAACAGGGTTAGGGTCATCATCACCTGGATGGACAGGAACCAGGCTACAAAGAGATCATAAGATGTATCATAAATGAAAGTCACTCTGTCCTGATATAAAACACATTACAAGGTGTAATAAAGGGAAGTTACTCTGTCCTGATTAAATAAACACATTACAAAGAAATCAGAAGATGTGTAATAAAGGGAAATTACTCTGTACCAATATATGAACATGTAATAAAGGGAAATTAAGATTAAGAAGCACATTACAAAATCATAAGGTCTGTAATAAAGGGAGGTTACTCTGTCCTGATTCAGAACCACACTACAAAGAAATCCTAAGGGTTGTAATGAGGGGAAATTACTCTGTACCAATATATGAACACGTAATAAAGGGAAATTACTCTGTCCTGATTAAGAACCACATTACAAAATCATATAAAGGTTTGTAATAAAGGGAGGTTACTCTGTACTGATACAGGAACCACTAGAAGATTGTTAAAGAAGGTACTATAGTATATTGTCCTTAAATAGGAACCAGAAAGTAGAAAGAGATTAACAGGTACAACACTAAAACACTCAAAATATCACAGACACTTATAAAACAAGAagtttataaaataaagatcACAAATAAGGGTTTATTACAATAATATGCCCAGATCACAAATAAGGGTTTATTGCAATAATATGCCCAGATCACAAATAAGGGTTTATTACAATAATATGCCCAGATCACAAATAAGGGTTTATTACAATAATATGCCCAGATCACAAATAAGGGTTTATTACAATAATATGCCCAGATCAAAAATAAGGGTTTATTACAATAATATGCCCAGATCACAAATAAGGGTTTATTACAATAATATGCCCAGATCACAAATAAGGGTTTATTACAATAATATGCCCAGATCACAAATAAGGGTTTATTACAATAATATAATGCCCAGATCACAAATAAAGGTTTAATACAATAATATGCCCAGATCACAAACAAGGGTTTATTACAATAATATGCCCAGATCACAAATAAGGGTTACATTGCAGAGTAATAATATACCATAATTAAA contains:
- the LOC125645521 gene encoding uncharacterized protein LOC125645521, whose translation is MATWNRSRYLLISSLVFTSIGFLFFLIAFSTPNWLEADDRYKLKNGFVKLGLWEACFNHWTYFNDYNGKIYDGCWWIYSYEYRPIFHWINPSWFLSIQVMMTLTLLAELVILALTVMIILNICPGKHSFGALMSIGVGSIVCGVVTGISILLFGTMSVVNRQWIQNPDKNYLSFSFGLMVMSGFLLLFAGFCATFSATQTRFDQKKSQEKPRYGGQIIKPAPPIY